From the genome of Duffyella gerundensis, one region includes:
- the flgJ gene encoding flagellar assembly peptidoglycan hydrolase FlgJ codes for MSNTQTLMNAAYDSRSLNDLKRDASKDPNGKALQVAKQVEGMFVQMMMKSMREALPKDGLFNSDSTRMYTSMYDQQIAQQIGNRGLGLADVIVKQMQPAAELDPKAGTVPMKLDNSVVLNTLAPMQMSQAQVQTQLEQTVRRAVPRLPVKPLGGDSSDFIAQLSQPAKIASAQSGIPHHLILAQAALESGWGQRQILTRDGQPSFNVFGIKAGGSWHGETTDIMTTEYEQGAAKKVRASFRVYGSYLEAITDYVKLLSNNPRYAAVTTAQSAEQGAQALQQAGYATDPKYAQKLVGMIQQFKQMGEKVVKAYGQDMGDLF; via the coding sequence ATGAGCAATACGCAAACGCTGATGAATGCGGCTTATGACAGCCGCTCACTGAACGACCTGAAACGCGATGCCAGCAAAGATCCCAACGGCAAAGCGTTACAGGTGGCGAAGCAGGTCGAAGGCATGTTTGTGCAGATGATGATGAAAAGTATGCGCGAAGCGCTGCCAAAGGATGGGCTGTTCAACAGCGACTCCACCCGCATGTACACCTCGATGTACGATCAGCAGATTGCGCAGCAGATTGGCAATCGCGGGTTGGGCCTGGCGGACGTTATCGTTAAGCAGATGCAGCCAGCCGCTGAGCTCGATCCGAAAGCGGGCACCGTACCGATGAAGCTCGATAACTCGGTGGTGCTTAACACGCTGGCGCCGATGCAAATGAGTCAGGCGCAGGTGCAGACGCAGCTGGAGCAGACGGTGCGTCGCGCCGTGCCGCGGCTGCCGGTGAAACCGCTGGGCGGCGACAGCAGCGACTTTATCGCCCAGCTGTCGCAGCCGGCGAAAATCGCCAGCGCGCAGAGCGGCATTCCTCACCACCTGATTCTGGCGCAGGCCGCGCTGGAGTCGGGCTGGGGACAACGGCAGATTCTGACCCGCGACGGCCAGCCAAGCTTCAACGTGTTTGGCATCAAAGCGGGCGGCAGCTGGCATGGCGAAACCACCGATATCATGACCACGGAATATGAGCAGGGCGCGGCGAAAAAAGTGCGCGCTTCGTTCCGCGTCTATGGCTCTTATCTCGAAGCGATCACTGATTACGTCAAGCTGCTCAGCAACAATCCGCGCTATGCCGCGGTGACCACCGCGCAGTCGGCGGAGCAGGGTGCGCAGGCGTTGCAGCAGGCGGGTTACGCCACCGATCCGAAGTATGCACAAAAGCTGGTCGGCATGATTCAGCAGTTCAAGCAGATGGGCGAGAAAGTGGTTAAAGCCTACGGCCAGGATATGGGCGATTTATTCTGA
- a CDS encoding flagellar basal body P-ring protein FlgI: MKTNFVTRTLFSLLLAFSTLAQADRIRDLTSVQGVRDNQLIGYGLVVGLDGTGDQTTQTPFTTQSLNNMLSQLGITVPAGTNMQLKNVAAVMITAKLPAFGRQGQTIDVVVSSMGNAKSLRGGTLLMTPLKGVDNQVYALAQGNILVGGAGASAGGSSVQVNQLNGGRISAGATIEREIANNFGTQQTLNLQLNQEDFTMAQRIADAINSRGGYGSAVPLDARTVQVRVSANNSSQVRLLAEIQNIDVSVPVEDAKVIINSRTGSVVMNREVTLNTCAVAQGNLSVTVNQQQNVSQPDTPLAGGQTVVTPQTQIDLRQEGGALQRVNASANLNNVVRALNALGATPMELMSILQSMQSAGCLRAKLEII; this comes from the coding sequence ATGAAAACGAATTTTGTAACGCGTACGTTGTTCTCTCTGCTGCTGGCGTTTTCCACGCTGGCGCAGGCGGACCGCATCCGCGACTTGACCAGCGTGCAGGGCGTGCGCGACAACCAGCTGATCGGTTACGGTCTGGTGGTTGGCCTCGACGGCACCGGTGACCAGACGACACAGACGCCTTTTACCACCCAATCGCTGAACAACATGTTGTCCCAGTTGGGCATTACCGTGCCTGCGGGCACCAACATGCAGCTGAAAAACGTGGCGGCGGTGATGATCACCGCCAAGCTGCCGGCGTTTGGCCGTCAGGGACAGACCATCGATGTGGTGGTCTCCTCTATGGGTAATGCCAAAAGCCTGCGCGGCGGTACGCTGTTAATGACCCCGCTGAAAGGGGTTGATAATCAGGTCTATGCGCTGGCGCAGGGTAACATTCTGGTCGGCGGTGCGGGCGCCTCAGCCGGCGGCAGCAGCGTACAGGTCAACCAGCTGAACGGCGGTCGTATCAGCGCTGGTGCCACCATTGAGCGTGAAATTGCCAATAACTTCGGCACGCAGCAGACCCTGAACCTGCAGCTTAACCAGGAAGATTTCACCATGGCGCAGCGCATTGCTGATGCCATTAACAGCCGCGGCGGTTACGGTTCAGCGGTACCGCTGGATGCCCGTACCGTGCAGGTGCGCGTTTCAGCTAATAACAGCTCTCAGGTGCGCCTGCTGGCAGAAATTCAAAACATCGATGTCTCGGTGCCGGTAGAAGATGCCAAAGTGATCATCAACTCACGTACCGGCTCGGTGGTGATGAACCGCGAAGTGACGCTGAACACCTGTGCTGTGGCTCAGGGCAACCTGTCGGTCACCGTAAACCAGCAGCAGAATGTCAGCCAGCCTGATACGCCGCTGGCCGGTGGTCAGACGGTGGTCACGCCGCAAACGCAGATCGATCTGCGCCAGGAAGGCGGCGCACTGCAACGCGTTAACGCCAGTGCCAACCTGAATAACGTGGTGCGTGCCCTGAATGCGCTGGGTGCCACGCCGATGGAACTGATGTCGATTCTGCAATCAATGCAGAGCGCAGGCTGCCTGCGCGCCAAACTGGAAATTATCTGA